Within the Vigna angularis cultivar LongXiaoDou No.4 chromosome 10, ASM1680809v1, whole genome shotgun sequence genome, the region GAAAGGTAAAGATCTGGATGAAATGGGTTTATGAGAAAGTTGTGTGAAGTATATTGGTTTTTAGGTAAGTTTTaaggaagtggagtagtgaaattttgaaatagGAGTTATAGGCTGTATTAGTAAGTTAGAATAGGTTAGATAGGTCAATTAGGACTTGCTTGAGTCCTTAAGTGGCTGAAAATAGTGCCAAAAGGGGTAGAATGGGATTTGAGTCTCTAAGTTGATAAAATTTGATGTTTTGGAGCAGAATTTGATCCATAAACACTACAGATTGAGGTTAAgaaggtttagaatcacttagacaagtctaattaggtatataatacaatttatgAGTGTtaaaagttgggaaaaatagatagaattggtaattggggtatgagttgcataattctacaGATTTTTGTTCTGTAGATTATGCACACTCGCTGTGCGAAtagattcgcatagcgagtcgcTCTGGCAAGATGCCCTCTGCCAAGGGCATTCGCACAACGAAttggtgcgttgtgcgaatgacTTGAGATGTTTGCTCTCTGCTTGGACATTCACGCAGCGAGTTAGGTCGCTATGCAAATGGTTGAGGAGAGTTTCTCTCTGTCTAGTGATTCGCATGGCGAATCAGAGCGCTATGCGCCTGGTTGGGGTATGGGACTACTACCAATTTTATTCGAATAGCGAAAAGGGACACACAACGAGTAGTTGGGAGGGTTGGTTTCTATCTGGGCTTTCGCATAACGACGTGGGagcgctatgcgaggggttgaGGTCTGCTACCTTTGCGAGTTAATTCGCACATCGAGACAAGTCGTTATGCGAGAAACTTATGGTTTCGCCTTGCGAATTGGGTGCGCAGAGTGAAAGGTCTGGAACAGTTTGCTCTTTATTGCTTTGTATTGagttgaattaaattaattgtggCATGTATTGTGAAGTGTGCTTGAAGGTGTATGTCAGTATATAATTGAGAATTATTATGAGTGCAATTACAAATGAAAGTATGTGATTTAAAGGGGTGAATGTAAGTTTCAGTGCaggatctcttggtgagattccaggttgtttagaatgaatgcaggcgCTCAGTCTTGGgagttatcctgaaactccaatgatctttcattctcaagtagggAGGATTGAATCATGCCGTGAGGAGTAGcaagaggtcttagtcttgggggcttccagtatgcctcaaggcctggaacagactaacctcgtgagggtggtagggtgaaacccattggcaatgactttgcaaagcagtagaggccaccacgagtgcatgacccgccatagctcgacaatcattctaagccCAAACGAGTCAAGTTTAGAATATAATATGATAGGATGTGTGATTTAGTTACTTTGCTATAAATAATCATGTGTATGTTATATGCTATTATAGTGTATGTTTTCTTGTGTATCTAgcttcactagtgcaaaaaggactttagacgtctgttattttgggcttttaacgtctgatctctgtctgacgtctatatgggtgacgttaatgagacgtcgaaccctttaggtcagacgtctctatagacgtcagacctatataggtccgacgtctatatagacgtccgatccatacaggttagacgtctctgaggttgctcctgactcatggtgattcgagtttacaactttatattttaattgaagagaatgtattgtacatttttttattggatggttttaaaaacgtagtggagggaattggaggagtacaaaacgcaagaaatcgctGCCATAGAACGCCGCCTAAAGACACGagaataactgcaccaaaacccaacgaaaacgcattttaatcggttcaaatgaaagataatgcatcaaagagtgatgtaatcggagtaaatttaatttaaaacggtgccaaagtgagaaaacgaacctgaaaagcgtaacccgtagagagaaaatgtgacgaagatgatgaacaatgagtgcgcgtaacggctgtctcgcgttcacggtgttttaatgccaaaatttagacgtcggttcccccaactaacagacgtctaaagtgcttcagaagtcggagtggcgggatcagacgtataaacggagtcaaaaagtgactttttaaatttctggatttagggtttagaggTCGGTCCCCCCAattaacaaacgtctaaagtgcttcagaaggcGGAGTGGCGGGATTAGACGTCTAAACGGAgtaaaaaagtgactttttaaatttctgagtttagggtttagacgtcggtccccccaattaacagacgtctaaagtgcttcagaagtcggagtggcgggatcagacgtctaaaaagagtcaaaaagtgactttttaaatttctgggtttaaggtttagacgtcggtccccccaattaacagatgtctaaagtgcttcagaagtcggagtggtgggatcagacgtctaaacggaGTCAAAAGGTGACTTTataaatttctggatttaggtATTAGACGTGGGTCCCCCCAATTAACATAcatctaaagtgcttcagaagttgGAGTGGcaggatcagacgtctaaacggagtcaaaaagtgactttttaaatatctgggtttagggtttagacgtcggtccccccaattaacagacgtctaaagtgcttcagaagtcggagtggcgggatcagacgtctaaacggagtcaaaaagtgactttttaaatttctggatttagggtttagacgtcggtccccccaattaacagacgtctaaagtgcttcagaagtcggttccctccataacagacgtcttaatagaataaaaaattattttttttaactttttcgtttagttttggcgtcTATTCGGGGGGAGCTgacgtatatgagtatttagacgtcgggcccTTCCATAACCGACGcctaaatagttgttttatttacgaaaaatgtcaccggtcattttttacgttggatattcgagggtcagacgtctaaagggtgacgttaaaggtctttcTTGCACTAGTGCTTACCCTTTTCcttgtgtttgtattttgcatctgtagtgtttttcttttgcaatgatcatcctatgGATGTGAGCATAGGGATATGAAGTGCCTTtggagcaggctttggagggAAATAATGCGGTTGTCTAGTTTAGTTAGGTTGtccattttatttgtataagttttgaaatactccattatatataaagttttaaattttatagccATTTTGAATGACTGTAAGATTAACTCTTTATCTATAAGTCTTTAAGtgttctaaaatattataatgatgactactattttatatagtttttactatatattttgggatgttacaattattactctaaatttttataaatattttgtccAATATTCGAATACAAACCTTTTCCTTATTTGATACAAAAATACTTAcatgaatgaaaaaaatcataaagaataaaataaaagttactaAACACATAGTTTTGATAACCACCGACAActttaaagaaatgaaaaatgaattaaaattatgtcGATACATTTTTAATGcttctcaataaaaaaattataaactaaattcCTAGAGGTTAACATTTGCCATGAACGTCTAATAATTAAAGATGTTGGGATGATAGCATTTTAGATCAGTTTTAAGTTTTCTAATTGAAACGTAAGTAGGATAGTTACTTTCTCTAAATGAAATGCTTTTTGACAAgtaatgatttaattatattcaaaGTTGTATAACTACTTTTGGATGAATTAAACCCACTACTTTTAGATTTAATGAAATTACGTATGATATTTATATCCTTTTTAcattattcataaaaaagataaaagttcgtgaaaaaaaaactacattgagtaattattaattaaatttcaacaggtgtgattatattttaacaagacaaacatgaatcaatttatacattttaaatatagtaAGTTTTTTGtgaactaatttatttttaattgttactACTTTGATGTCAAGTTAATATTTCTGAAGacgaaattatatttaattttctaattatatgaACACTTTTTTAGAAAAGCTATACATTTATATTGTAAACAAAATATCCTATCACAATCCAGAGcgtatcatattttaaaaaaaaatcttgattttttcaataatttgtaaatattagtAATCATATTATAGACATTTAGAAATTGGGAACATACCTCTTATAGCCATTGCTATATATTAAGCTCTATAATATTTtggtaataataaatatagagtATCTTAGTATTTAGAGAAAGAGAGTAATCTCCAAGTTTCAACCTTATCTTTGAAGTATGTgaataatagattatttttagATAGATTATGAACTCTTCTTAATTACTATACcatgataataataacaaccCTCCattaatataacaataattaaacaagCTTATGATAGCTATTGTGAATAATTTCGTAATTGCTCttcattacaaaataattatggACAATCAACTACAAAATAAATCTCATAATATGAGTTAcatgatattttcttttcaacctGATTATCTTacaattgttttctttttgtgctACTTTCAACATAATCATCAAACTATAAAATTTCCAATTATTATtgatcaattaattttaatgtctCATCAATATTAATCTATCCAATCACCGAtttacaacataaaaaaaaatctcaaattatatttaaaaaaattaagtatgaaAGTTTTCATTTGACAATGCTACTAAATgtaaatattgttaattaatatACTGAAAAGATTACacgtaaaaaattatattttattacttctAATAAGACTTTAATTTATCTTATCAGTATTCGTTTTATTATCATCAGtttatgtaataataaaattcaaaaccaGTAGAAACAAATTACTGCTTActattattgtaaaatttaatctgtgtttttattttaatgatatttttagtCATGATTTTTTACcgtaaaaaattgataaaaaaaggattaatttcacaatttaaaatatacgtaaacaaaattaacaaaataaatataaggaccaataatataatttaaccttaaaaaaaatcacttcgATAATTTCTACACTTTGAAGGATTAGTTTTGATGAGTAATTGACACTTTTTTGTGATTCTGAGAGACAAACTAAGTAGTGGACGCATGGTAAAATTGATGTATCAAATTCTACATAATTTTATACTTTCATGAAAAGAAATGACATCAAAGTATTTTCAAAAgcactattttatatttttattattatttattcaaattataaattttctgaagtttcatttttaatttaattagccgattttggttttataaattttagtatttttttgttaaacaaTAATGTGTAAAGAAAATCaggtataaaatatattgtttgcaTATCCTAAGTGAAGTGTTACGAAGCAACAAAATGATATAGATAAAGTTACACAGGCTAAGTTTCTCAAAACATGATATGGTGCAGTTGATGGGAAATTTAACAAAAGTGCTTGATCTCTTATAGTGACGATTCGGGAATTTGGACACATCGTGAACATTTTCTCCTTCTGAGCTCAATTTAACCAACAGAAAATTATAGTGTATATCCCAGCGAGTGTTGGATAAAGCCTCTTTCTGTGTTTGGGAAAATCATGTATTTTCATCTATCCTTGTATATATACtcgttattattaattttatttattagtcaatttttttgtatgatttAAGCCTTAGCGTACTTCATTTTCTATTTCTGCTAACGTAACCCCTTcgtttcttaattatttatatattttttacacgGGCTGTAGTTCTTATTTGTGTGTAGTTTCAATTCCTCCCCTCCTCTCGACTACTACCACCAAAATAAATAGGAGAAACAAATTATTTCACAGCTAGGAAACTAtattatagaagaaaaataaataattgcaCTCATGTCCAACAGTAAATGAGTCCTACATTCACTTCAGATGTGAAAAAAACAAAGGTCGTTAATCATCCTGAAACACTTGGGGAGAGGTTCGGATAAAGTATATATGTACATACAAAGAAGCTAATCAAAGGATCAAACCCTGAGCAGGAGCAGGCTTAGAAGGCTTCTGCTCACTTGCTTCTGCTGCTTTGGGTGCCTCAGAAAGGACCTGTGCATGCTGATCTTCCACACTTCGTTTCTGTTCTTCACTCTCCACTTTCTCTCTAGTCTTCTGTCCTACTTCCCCAGCGGCCTTAGAAACCTTACTAAAAGCACCTGTGACCCAGGATGCCCCAGTAAGCACATAGCGATTCTTCATTATGGCAGAACCAGCATTGCTCACTGTCTGTTCTGCAGCTGCAAAAGCTGATTTGGTCTTTTCTGAAACCTGAAACTTTTGATCCACATCTCGAATTCTATCACCCACAACTGTAGCACCAGCACTTATTTTCTCACTAAGCCCAATTTTCTGATCAAAGGATGCAACTTTTGCTGAGGCTGTGGATGATAACTGGTGCTTCTCGTCAAAAGCTTTTGCTTGGTTGACAGCATCTTTCCCTAAGATAAAGCCCTTGGCTAGCATGCCAGAGACCACATCCTCTGCCTTCTGTAAAGCAACTTCAGCACCACCAGGAGTTTCACTGTCCTTTTCCTGCAAAAACATTCATAGTTGTAAGACCAAAACAAGAAAGTTACTTGTGTACAATATTTAATTAGTAGTTAGAGGGTCTTAGCAGGACTCACAGGACTCACAAATGATTTGAAGGCAGCCGGTGGAAGCTGGTAATCTGGATCCAGAGTTATTGTAACTGACATATCCACTATAGTTGCTCCCTGAGAAAAGTGAATTTAGGTCATATTTGGTCATACATTGCCAAATTGAACATGTTGTATGTCATTAGTGTAATCACAAGCAATTTAATAGCcacataaaataatacaatcaGATACATGTCCCACAGTGTGAATTACAGCTAACTATCCATACTTCAAATGGCTATTCTTTTGAAACAACACAATTTCAGATTAGCATCAGTAAGATTGTTGAATAAACCGCATCAAACTCCATTTGTATTCAATCTCACTATGGAGGATGAttgaattttttcaataattccATTGGAAAAGGTAATGTTGATTCAAagcagaaaatgaaaattttccagTATTAAGGAACACTGCAATATCTTCAATCATCTAGAATTCCATAATTCTCAAACAGAACTTTTTTCCGGGTAGCTCAATAATACAGCCTTAAGTTTTCAAAAAGCTGAACATTTCATCACAATGTATGCCTTGTAGATAATGACAAACAATTCTGTAGCTCTAAAGCTTGAAATCTCAAcactaataatgaatgtgacattttttgttgttgaaacaaatttaatatgatACAAACATTAATATAATGAGAGTAAGTGTATTACCGAAAGCACACCAATAATGAATGTgacattttttgttgttgaaacaaatttaatatgatACAAACATTAATGTAATGAGAGTAAGTGTATTACCGAAAGCAGTACAGCAGTCTCAGCTCCATGCGGTTCCTTGAAGGTAATATAAGCAGTTTGGGATCGTTCATCATGGCTGCattaatatacataaatttatgatttgtaaaacaaaaattagaaataagaaCAACCTACAAAGGGGATTCATGAAACAGAGCAAAATAACTGACCTGCGTAGTTCAACATATTCAATGTTaccagaaaatgaaaagaactcCTTAATGTCTTGTTCAGTTGCTCCCAAGGAAACATTAACGACTTTGACCGTTTTTATCTGAGAAAATAATACAAGTATTAAACCTCTGAAACCTGAAATTATAGAATACCCTCTTCTTCATAGGCAATAAATTTCTGAAACTCATAAAGgacaaattcaaatttcaaagcACATTACTCAATGAAAATACTTACTATTAAAGATAAAGCCTCTTATGGTGTCTCATGTAATAACTTACAAACAtgtctataatttatttttataatctatGTCTTATGAAGCCTTAAGTAAACAGAAAGTTTAAGAACGAAGTGATTcataaaatgattttgaaaattgtaGTAGTTTTTTTTCCACATTCTCCCACAGCTAAGAACATGCACCTACATACAGCCTTTAAAAGGATGTGTCATCATTGTGTGCATGTTTCcaacaaaacaattttatttgaaatttattatctatagcatgaacataaaattatttcacaatcaatCATCCCATATATGAAGTTTCCAAAACATCTAGAAAATAATTCATAGCATCAGTTTTCGTATTTCACAAAATTTAGAGTACCTATGGTGATCTCATTGAGTGGTTCCCACAGTTTATAGTATGTTTCCTGTTTGATTTGGATTGAGTCtagaataagaataaataagtttagtgGCTTGTATCTTAAGTCTTAACTCATCATAATACACATGACAATGTTATTCAAggtctcctttctctcttcttcactCTACCTCCTTCCGTAACTCCTTCCCTAACTAAATCCTATGATTTCAACAGAGGTGATCTACCATTCCCAATTTCTCACGATTCAATACTTTGTCATTTCCAAGTAATTTCATTCCCAGAAAGCCTTATTCACAACTAAGATGAATTTTTCATTCTCATATCATGCTTTTTTCATAGGGCTCCCAGTGATGGGAAAAAAATGTCAACTCTTAAAGAagtaataaaacatatattatgtGAAACAATCAACATGAAGAGCTGTCTGGGATCCCCTCAATCTTTGTTGCTTACACACAGTCAAACTTTTCATATCAATATCTCGTTAAAGAGAAGTTAACCATGATACAAACCCCTAAATTTTCACAAGCACTCAAAATAACACTGCAAAGGACAAGCAAGAATTCTCAGTTCTATTCACTCAATACACCGAGACTGTTTTGCTTTAAGCTCGATATCAAACATTGAGTACCATTCAAGAAACAATTAACTGCACATCATTCCAATCATGTTCTCTACTTTCAGTAACTATGTAATGCAACAGTTATGAGTCCTTCAAAGTTCTTTTACCCAAAATAGAAAACGCTAAATAATCGCTACCAATCAAAATACACAAATTAAACAAtcaaaatataatgtaaaaacATTTGAAGGTTTAAATCCAAGCCATGTAAGATAAATTGATTGGTAGAAAAGCCTAATTAGCATGTCAGAAAATCTTAAATGCGAGACAAATTCGTAAAATACACTTGCAGATGGAGAGGCAGAAGCGGTGCGATGAGAACTCACCGACATCGGAAATGATTTCAGATAGAACCTCCAGTGACGGAAACGCCGCGTAAGTCAGCTTTGGTGGTGTCGCAGGTGGTGTTACGAGGAGCGATGCTAgtgaagatgaaaaaaatgtttcgGGATTTAATAGCGATTCAACACACGTGAATTGCTAGCTCGGTTAGACTCGCACGTGGAAGCTTAGAGGAGCACGTGCCTAGTCGTGTGTTTGATGATTTCAAACTAACAAGATTTTGCGTAAATAAACTTACAATTATTGAATATTTCAGACCATTTCTATCATAAGTTTTTGTAAGTTTGATGAGCTTGATGATTTTTTAGACGAAGTTTTTGAATAACTGAGAAAAGTACtaagggaaaaaaatgaaagaagatgaaaataaacatgttgagGTTGCCTTTAATAATTTGAACTTTAATTCAGGTTTTATATGGTATAAATTACACATTATTAATGGGGAttgtgaaattaaaaattttataattcaaaaataattatcatcTCGTGATCTTTCGGTGTGTGTAGAAACACCCTGCACAAttaggatttttattttataaaataaaataaaataaaatccttGAACATTATGGTTGTGGCAAGCATGAAGCAGTTGACATGTATCATTATGTATGCATGTGAGTTTGTCATGGGTTTCACGAACACTCAATCATCGTACACCACATACATACTCCAAAGAGGTGGTgtttttttatagtatatagATCCAATATTCTGATTGCTTCCAATCTTCTCCATCAAAGTTTTaactttataaagttaaatgtgTCATTTCTAAGATActagtttataaatataatattatctgAAGTGTGTTCATATGTTGTTCGTGGAAAGTATTCCACACTACATGTATCCTAAGGAAATATAAGTAGGTATAACTATGAGAAATTtgataattaaagataaaattaattataatacgTGAAGATAAGattaattataacatataagtgaatataaacataatattagAATTGAACAATTATATGACTGTTAAGAATTGACTACCAAAATcattttatgtatattattttttctgatTAGAACCACTTAAAATAGTTGACTACTTATAGTTAGTTCTACTATTGTGCATCACAGGACGTTTTGTATGAAGGTGTTGTGCACTTTGCAAAAACTGAATATTCTGGTGAGCATAAGGTAAATCCTACTTATCCCATTATTTTGGGGCTTAAACCCAGGGATAGTAACTGGTAAAGAAAGATGGATGTATGTTGAAAATTTATGAGTGGTTGTTGTATGTTCTTTTTTCTGCTATCAATGCAGATTCATTATTTCAAGCATGAGCAATTTTTTAGAATGACATGTGATGGTTGTGaactattaaattttataaattcagtcattatatatatagatatttaaatttaataattattttttttattatttattcaaataaaaattaaatataaacaatcaGATCAATAGGTATTATCTATATCCTAATAACCTAATAATTAAAATGGTCAgattggattttaaaatataaatgtgagTTCTGATGGATTGATTATATCTGATTGAAACTCAATTCTTCTTTAGGGTGTGTTTAGTTGGAGGTaattgggggagagtgattgggggagagtaattgagtggatttgaggggatttgagggtgatttttttgtgtgtttatttgagtggatttgaaggtaattgagagtgaattttgggttgaaatttgtgagaattagtgtaggatttgattgatgggacgattttaaaaaattaatttaattggtagaaattaaagattaccaaaatgtccctaggtattaaagtaatataaaattatatttgttaatgttatatttaattgtaaaaatgtttattaaaagttaaaaatttggaataattattaaaaataatttaaaaaatataattaaattatacttgattaaaattaatttttttaatataatattaatacaaatagTGATCTAACACATGctatcaatattatataaaacatgttCTGGAAAAATGCCTTACAGATTTCACTGGACGATGCCAAAATGCTTTGCAATGtccattttttattatgaaaatgttaaaaatataaattatactaaatttaaaaaaattactttatttactaattgatttatatatattaatttaataaatttcatcaTCACTGGTTATACAATGCTACGTACTATTGAAATATATGCactattgaaatatatatagttCAATGCTTCCGTGGTTGAACAGTACATATTTCTGGTTATACAATTAATAAATTTCATCACTGGTTATAAAAATACAGAGGGTACATCTGACTTTTGCATTGCAATCCCTCCAAATCGCGTCTGACCAGCGGGTGACCAAAAAGCGGTGAATCCCGCAATTCACTTTAATTCCTTCCGCGCAATTGTTTCCAAGCGAAAACGAGTTTTTCTTGTAATCATCACTCGCTGTTATGCGTGAACAGAGAATCACTTCCAAGTAAACACAGCCTTAATGTTGTTCAGCTTTATAAGAAACTCACCTTAAggaaaaatttattgaaaatgtaAATGTGAATTTAAATACCAcgaaaatttaagtataaatctaaatttcagtaaaaataataattttgagtcattatctttttaaattataagtattgttaatttttaatatggGTTAGACTAAGATCTTATTATGTATGTACTggtaaagtttttttttgtaaaaaaaaatcatgaattgtattaaaaatcattttaaaagtaaatatatatatatatatatatatatatattatgattataatataaaaaaaagttgttgaatgaattaaacttgtcttttatagaaaattgttaaaattatcgtaatttaattaacttttatctGTTCTTTTATGTGGATATTTTTGTGAcgataaaaagtaataaatataattaaattatttttatataattactatCTCAATGAAAAACACTTATCAAAGCATAATAAAcaagattataataaaatatatgaacaagttacaaaaatagtttactctctattaattattataactatacagtaaaaatattttcaatttgacATCGTTTAACTGAACTAAAAGAACAGATAATAGACTACTTAACAAAATATGTAGACAAGGACA harbors:
- the LOC108335026 gene encoding binding partner of ACD11 1 isoform X1 encodes the protein MSIKTVKVVNVSLGATEQDIKEFFSFSGNIEYVELRSHDERSQTAYITFKEPHGAETAVLLSGATIVDMSVTITLDPDYQLPPAAFKSFVSPEKDSETPGGAEVALQKAEDVVSGMLAKGFILGKDAVNQAKAFDEKHQLSSTASAKVASFDQKIGLSEKISAGATVVGDRIRDVDQKFQVSEKTKSAFAAAEQTVSNAGSAIMKNRYVLTGASWVTGAFSKVSKAAGEVGQKTREKVESEEQKRSVEDQHAQVLSEAPKAAEASEQKPSKPAPAQGLIL
- the LOC108335026 gene encoding binding partner of ACD11 1 isoform X2 encodes the protein MSIKTVKVVNVSLGATEQDIKEFFSFSGNIEYVELRSHDERSQTAYITFKEPHGAETAVLLSGATIVDMSVTITLDPDYQLPPAAFKSFEKDSETPGGAEVALQKAEDVVSGMLAKGFILGKDAVNQAKAFDEKHQLSSTASAKVASFDQKIGLSEKISAGATVVGDRIRDVDQKFQVSEKTKSAFAAAEQTVSNAGSAIMKNRYVLTGASWVTGAFSKVSKAAGEVGQKTREKVESEEQKRSVEDQHAQVLSEAPKAAEASEQKPSKPAPAQGLIL